cttaagctccctactgtcttccctcctccctcccattcaaagttgttcctccaattttgagtatggtcttgtattgctagcaactttgataaggggtggaggggggatcgcaagcacaagatcatggacaggccatttatgcgAAAATACgttacagtgtctcaagtaccttttgcaactggttgtagcgcAAATGGCGGGACAAGCTCCGAAACACCTGCTATGCTGGCTAAAATTTTATTCATCTCAGATTTTTAACTGAGTTGAAGGAGATAATAAGGACGTACCTTCCTAACACTGGGATCTGTTCGATACGAACCCGTGGCATTGTTGAAAAGTTTTTCATTCGCATCTTTAATTCCCAAATGCAACTGTGTATTAGCGAATGGTTTTGGTCCAGCGAGATTAAGAACCCTGTTAATAACAGCATCCTTGTCTTGTCCTTCGCTAAACCCAAATTCAACGTTCGAATCGGCGCCAAATTTTATTACACCAATATGAGACCCATCAGCAGAAACGTTCACTTGACGGACAACATTAGCAACAAACTGTCGGACTCCAGGCCATGCAAATGTAATGCTTCCGGAAGCATCCAATATGAATCCAAGGTCAAGAATGCATGGATCGCCTGGGTTCTCtaaacaagaaaacaatgaacGGATTAAAACCGTTGCAATAAACTGACACCAGTTTTCTCATGGACGAATCATTTTCAAGTCAAATGTCCCCCTATTATTACAAATCAAGATTGTCCTATTGCTGCTAATTTCAGTAGAGTTATTAAACTTCCTGCGATTTCAAGCCATGCAGATAACGATGCGAGATTTCAGAGCCTCTTTGATAaagggcagggggggggggaggcaggggGACTGGTGACGTAAACCTATTTTAatacagaataccagttgtattagaaagccgcaAGTCCTCTCGCGGGGCGGGGGGAAGGTTTTCgatgcgcaccccctgcactctccccctagatccgcccctgaaggCGCTGTACAGAATTACCTTTTAAAGATGCAATTGAGGAAACTACCAGCGGTAACCTTACACTCTGACAGATGGTG
The sequence above is a segment of the Porites lutea chromosome 3, jaPorLute2.1, whole genome shotgun sequence genome. Coding sequences within it:
- the LOC140929816 gene encoding matrilin-4-like (The sequence of the model RefSeq protein was modified relative to this genomic sequence to represent the inferred CDS: added 70 bases not found in genome assembly), translated to MLKTTWTRLLLLGLFLFETSLAQNPGDPCILDLGFILDASGSITFAWPGVRQFVANVVRQVNVSADGSHIGVIKFGADSNVEFGFSEGQDKDAVINRVLNLAGPKPFANTQLHLGIKDANEKLFNNATGSYRTDPSVRKVVVIVTDGAQTPPGNPFVPANKL